aaagcgccctataggatggcacccgctgaattgaaagagctgaaggcacagttacaagatcttttagataaaggATTCATTCGACCTAGTGTGTCGccctggggagcaccggtgttgtttgttaagaagaaggatggatctcttcgattgtgcgtggattgtcgagaaatcaacaaagtcacaatcaagaataaatatccattgcctagaattgatgacttattcgatcagctgcaaggatcgaaagtatactCCAAAATCGATTTGCAATCTGgctatcatcagcttaagattaaGCCCGAAGATGTTTCTAAGactgcttttagaacacggtacgggcattatgaatttacagtcatgccgtttggattgactaatgccccagccgcttttatggatttaatgaaccgtgtctttaagccctatttggacagatttgtggtagtgtttattgatgacatcttgatatattctcgaagtgacaaGGAGCATGAAGACCATTTGAGAGTGGTGttgcaagtacttcgagaaaaggaACTTTTTGCCAAgctaaagaaatgcgaatttcGGCTTCAagaagtggcatttctgggccatgtgatttcagaaactgggatagctgtggatcccaagaagattgaagcgattaaagattggcctaggccgaccagtgtcacagaaattcggagtttccttggattggcagGATACTACAgaagatttgtagaaggatttgcgAAAATGTCTACCCCTCTTACTCGACTCACTCATAAAGGAGCTAAGTTTCTATGGAATGAAACTTGTGAAAAaagctttcaagagctaaaggaacggttgactaccgccccgattctGGCTTTGCCTGTTActggagtggattatgtgatttacagcgatgcatcactaaatggattagggtgtgttctaatgcagaatggcagagtaattgcttattcttctcgccaattgaaggattatgaaaagaactaccctacacatgatcttgagttagcagctgtggtatttgctttaaagctttggcgccactacctctacggcgagcgttgcgaagtttatacagatcataaaagattaaagtatctgtttacgcagaaggaattaaacttgagacaacgtagatggttggagttgctcaaggattatgatttgaccatcctctatcatccTGGAAAAGCAAATGTCGTAGCAGATGctctaagtcgaaaatcgacggaaaatttggcgatgtcgataacaatgcaaccactgttggtaaaggaaatggagcagttgaatttggaagttgtagctcctgacacACCTTGGAGACTCATGTCATTGGTGGTGCAGCCTACCCTGATTGATCGAATTAAAGGAAAGCAAACTCAAGATGAATTCCTGCAGAGGATTCGAGATAAGATCACTGGTGATCATGATAGTGATTTTCGAGTAGATGATCAGGGATTGTTGAAATTCGGTGAGAGGCTCTGTGTACCGGCAGATTCTGGtattaaagaagagattctagtagaagcacatcgggcgccgtatactgtacaccctgggagtacaaaaatgtataaagatctgAAGTCAatttactggtggcctggaatgaaaaaggaagttgcggacttcgtggctaagtgcttaacgtgtcagcaggttaaagctgaacatcgacttcctgcgggaaaacttcagagcttacccataccagtgtggaagtgggagaagatcactatggatttcattgttggattacctcgctcgcAGGCAGgacatgatgcaatttgggtgattgtggatagattgactaaatctgcccactttattccgATTCATACAGTGTGGTCGGGggaaagactcgcacaagtatatcttgatgaaattgtgcgattacacggagtacctgcttctattgtttcagatcgagacacccgattcgtttcacatttttggaagagtttaCAGGAGGCTATGGGTgctcgattggattttagtactgcttttcaccctcagagtgatgggcagtccgaACGTAcaatccagacccttgaggatatgttgcgggcctgtGTAATTGactaccagggcagttggccacagtttcTACCAATGGCTGAATTTGcctataacaacagttatcacgcaagtattcagatggcacctttcgaagccctttatggtagaaagtgcagatcaccacttcattggagtgaagtgggtgagagattggtgttgggtccagatgtactgcaagaagctgaagctaaagttcgactggcacgagaacgtctactgacagctcaaagtcgacaaaagagctatgcggataaacgtcggcgagaactggaatttcaagttggcgatcatgtattcctaaaggttttcccgacgaaaggagttaaaagatttggcattcgagggaagttgagtccccgattcattggaccctacgaggtgttggagcggataggccccgtagcgtatcggcttgctttaccGCCAAGTCTCGCAggagtacacaatgtgtttcatgtatcgacacttcgaaagtatgtttttgatccgACCCATATATTGGAcagtactccagtggatttacgagaggatttgagctttgaggagcatccagtgaggatcctagctcgagaagtaaaacggcttcgaaatcgcgagataccctacgtgaagatcctttggagcaatcacgaggaacgagaagccacttgggaactggagagtgcaatgcaagagcattaTCCCTATTTATTCTCGATGGAATCGTGAGGTAAgtgtttacaagtttcgcggacgaaacttctttttaggaggggtgaatgtaatacactgactctagcaaattgcggagtctgagtgtgtggaatgagttgtggaactatcctacatgttctaaaggacttagacaagtttttggacaagtttgagagtgattggatggctaaaagcaagaaagtgcattgattgggcgaaatcagccttttctgcttggtgtaccggtacagccattatggtgtaccggtacacaatgcagaaacgtggcagcttgggtattttggtaatttcacactttGATCCTATCTATTTCATTCCAGCACGACTCCTGGGGCTCAGTGGAGGTTGCTGGAGATCAGAGAAGCAACCTTGCACcatttcctctttctctctctagggtttttctctctctagataaaAGTCGCCGTTTCGCGCCGATTTCGCGCCGCGCTCGACTCTCGCTGGTTAGACGACTCAAGGGAAGTCTTTGGAACGTGGGAAAGAAGGGTTTTATTGCGTTTGCTGTGAGGTTACTGCCAGGGAAGCTAACTctcagctttagagaggtaaCTAACTTGATTTCTCTCGAAATTTCGGTTTAGTATCGAATTTGGCGTCGTGTTGGCTTTCTTTGCTACCAACTGAATTAGAGGCTGTTTTTAACATTAAAGATGACTTAAGTAGCTGTGATTTAGCCCAGGGATAAGCTGATTTGCTACTTGAATAAAGTAATGAGTATTTATGATGCGAATTCGGAACGATATGAAATTTAATTGCATAATTGATGCAATTTCGGgattatttcttcgcagcaggtcttcgagtctcgttgagctgaacttgcactcttagaagctggtttggaaggtattctaacctgaggtaagcagggatttcagttagaaaactgaattcgcaagattTCGACTATTATAGCTTATAATCGACTATATTGATGTCGTCTCggaattgttcgcagcgagagggtgtTCGACCCTTGGACCGCATTCGTTTGGTCTTGGAGGACCTTCtggaagcttaacttgaggtattttTTGAGCCTAAACAGGGAACTCAACTTCCACATCGTATTAATTGAGAATTTTGCCGATTTGGAGTCTTATGTAATCGCTTTGATGCGACTTTCGTGCTTCGTTTTGCAGCAGGGCTGAGGCCTAGTGGAGTTGATTTCGGAACCCTCGTAAGCTGATTTGAGCTTAGTacgaggtgggtcggacctaaccagagcaagtggagctcctctatgttctatatgtatctatAGAATAGAATAATCGCATAGGTGCATTGAGTGCATTTCTGATTGCTAGAGAATTGGAACCATATCATCGTGATGTGTGATGCTTAAGTAGAATGacatctctataaagtagagaacatatttacatgaaaatatttatattcatattcaattcagttgaatgacttatgaacaagtgtagaatgcacttataaagtagagaacaatgacattctcttgactctaacatagagaactatgacatgctcatgactatgttgatagtgctaTACTAGTGAAAAGATTATCATGATAtatgatttagctttacccttacatgtttacaatctagtggatactagttctggttactatttgtgtattgaattTCCGATCGGAGGATCGAGAAtaagaacattgcaaatgaaaacatgatatttgagacatgtggacagtgaaatatgcttgcttgccatcgtgctcattcgcacacgcttgtgagggtcgctccctacaagccggcactccggagttggcctacgcgacagttgctcgcccgtgcgggattgggtgccgaagtgggttgccgtggggagtgtatactaccacggggccattaggcgctgcgcaagctggactaccttgggtaggtccctgtgaatgaaatgATAGTATTCAAtgaaaaaggacagtaatgaatgctatTAATGtaagtgtacagtagtcactttcaTGTTCGTGTTTATATTCATGTTTATATTCATGATTACAGAAATTGCCATATCTCTTGTATGCTAATGATTCATTACTatagaaagctattacatgttgattacatgcttattatttattagcatcatgcttcttaattatgcaattatcgttattgctttcaattagtacatcatgagcctagtggtgtaattcgccgaggctggcggcttacccactgggaactattgtttatagttctcacgcccttttggtggttgtctttacagagcctgttacaggagaggctagggatcgtggcaagggagtcgcgcctagctagggactactaggagcgtgctagtcgatcaccttgctactcgggctacggccgagggtgatgtccctatgtatagagagaccaccgttgtatctattcttttgttgaccccgtgatgtatatgtacttttgGACAGTCactatagttgtgatacttcatattttgttgagattttgggttttatactattgttctcttgttgatagtctttgtgacttttactatgctctgatatcaggataggcttattatatgtttttactcctatcgacttgttgcttgtagacgccttatatactgcaggtgtatggcgggtctgtacacgtgccggatatgcttccgctggtatccgGGCCGAAATTCGAAGGAATTCACAAATATATTTTCGGGTCTGTACACGTGCCGGATTCGAAACATAAAGTATCAACTTAATGCTCCAAGTTCACTCCCCTGGTAGTTGAAATTAGTTCTTAGCTAAGGTGAGTAATCTACCTTAATTCTCAAGCTCCATTAGCTACTATCCACTTAGACCACACCAATCAATCTGAATTTCAGATCTGGAATTTTCAGCAATAAGAACCTTTTATAGGTTATCTATAAGCAATTAATTGACCTATCTTCAATTATAGAACTCACTTTGACTTAATGTAGTAGTCCACCAAGCTGCTCTTAGCTCAAAGTATTTAAGTTTCCTGCCCAATAGCTCAAACGGCAGGAATTCAGCTCAAATCTGAAATTTCAATAACATACTCTTAATGCGATCCATTTTAAGGCAATCAAGCTGAATATAATCCAACATGGAATGAACTTACTCTCACTTGATGCGAAATTAACTTATTCCCTGCATCAAATGGCCCTCTCATCATTTCGGCAGCATCATCAACACTAATCAGCTTGTAACACCAAGCTGCCAACCTCCACTTCCTCAATCCTTCTTAATTTCTGATATCCTATATCAATTGGATCACTTAGAAACTTCTCTCATGCAATTACATTAATCTCAGCTGAGAATTAAGTCATATACCTCAGTTTCTAAGCTTCCACAGTTGATCCCTTTGTTCGAGCAACACCAACAACCAGAATTCAGCTCCAGTCTGAAATTCCAGCACAAAACTCTTAAGTGGATCTAATCGAAAGCAACCACGTTAGCTAAAACCAAGTATTAGAGCAAACTTACCTTAATTAGGCATTACTCCAAGTTATTCTCAGCTCCAGAACCCAACTCCCTGCTCTAAAGCTTCCTCTGAAATCCGAAAGTTCAAGGCTGCCACCAATTCACCAAGCCTTCAATCCTAACAGCAAAGAGGTCATCActtaactctttttttaaagtaattacCCTATCTAAAACAGGTATTAATCAAGATTACCTTGATTAGATGTTGCTCCAAGTAATTTCGAAATTCCAATCAGCAAAAATTTCCTGCTTACATCAGGTTTCTTCTCAGCTTACAACCCTCCAAGCTGCCAGCTCAATTCCCCTCAACCCTTCTTTAGTCTaaagggagaaagagaagaaaatagatgataaggagagaagagaaatggaaTCTCTGCCTTTGGGCAGGTGTATTCCACTAAGGGTGAAGGGATAAGTCCAGAAAATACAGCTTAGCCCCTGAAaattgcaaaagtgcattacaacCTGCAGATTTACATTTCAGTCCCTACAGTTTCGCAATTCAGTCCCTGCTGGCAGCAACAGCAGTAGATGATCTAATCCCTTGTTTCTCATATTTAATTCACTTCGATTTCATTCGAACACGTCCAAACTCATCCAAAGAAGCTTTCCAAGCTATCAAATTAATTCGAGAGCAATTAATTTCCAATTTGgcatcaatttgatcatttttggCCACATTGACTAAAATTTCAGCAATCAAGTAATCATGGCAATTGAAGGTCTTTTGCTACTTCGAATCCATTCTTATCCATTCTCACATTTCCAAAATGTGCCAAGGACTAATCTCAAGCTTCTAATTAGGCTTAAGATTGCTTAATTTCCATTTTTGCATTATTGTGATCACTTTAGTTACAATTAGCTCGAGAGAGATTTTCAATACATTACACCacacatactttactcctttatgggtgaggcgcgttagtggagtggttattttagcgaacccctccacaaaccgccggtaatagcccgcaagtccgaGAAAACTGCAGACCTctgctacattcgtcgggcgaggccagtcctttattgcctctactttcttcgggtctaccaaAACTCCATCGCACGAcaccacatggcccaagaatatgacctcctttagccaaaagtcacacttcttcaactttgcatagagcttctcctgtctgagtatttgcaacataGCTCTTAGATtctcttcatgctcctcttcactctttgagtagaccaatacgtcgtctataaacaccacgacgcatcgatccaacaacggcctgaagactcggttcatcaagtccataaatgctgccggggcgttagtaagcccaaatggcattaccgtgaactcatagtagccataccgcgtacggtacgccgtcttgtgcacatccttcggcctgatctttagTTTATGATACCctgattggagatcaatcttcgaatacactcTTGACCCtcgcaactgatcgaataaatcgtcaatcctcgacaacgggtacttgttcttgaccgtcactttattcaactcgcgataatcgacgcagagtcgaagtgtgccatcctttttctttacaaatagcaccggagctccccatggtgacacgctcggcctaacgaagcctttatcgaacAAGTCTTGTAACTGGCCTTTtaactcctttagctccacaGGTACtattctgtacggagccttcaaaattggcaccgccccgggaatcaaggcaatgacgaactcgacctcccggtccggtggcaatcccggtaactccgccggaaacacatccgaaaactcgcacGCAACTCGAATGCTTCCCAACTCAGGGTACTCCTTTTGAGGGTCTACAATGGTCGCCAGGTAGGCTTTACAACCACCCTTTATCATCTTCTTGGCCCTCACCGATGATATGGTCGCCGCAAAACGCGCGCCCTTTTACGCCCGGTACACTAACtcctcttgattaggctcacgaaaagtgatcaccttgcgcTCGCAATCTATGatcgcatagtacttggagagccagttgacCCCCAAGATTACGTCAAATCCCCACATTTTGTTCAGTACCAGCAAGTCTATTGGCATGATCCAATCACCGATCTGAATCAGGCAAGCCAAACATTTCTTACGCACTCTGAACGAATGTTCGGGGGAATCAATCCACCAATCTTCTTGACTATTGACTATTTCGATGTCGTGAGTCCGAGTGAATGATGCACGAATgcatgaatgagatgcgccagTGTCAAACAATGCTCTAGCTCTAATGCCTTTGATTAGGATAATACCTgacacgacgtcgtcgggtgctgcaggttgctcCTCCACTTGAGCGGCATaaactcggccgctaggcgctctcgatccctccggctggcGCGATGacgacgcgcgcccagccgacatcgctggtggtaaccccgcaagctgtctcggggtagacggtgccgatgccgccgtcggcgcaggcgacgtccatgtcgggcactcccggataaggtgtcccggttggccgcacttaaaacacttgccatcgcgctgcgggcaagccgacaccttgtgctcaccgccacaaataacacatcgaggaggtctccagttcctcgactgctgtcggggataccgagggggtttcttagcatttggctgGCCCCCGGCACCGCTCGCCACTcgcttcttgcccttgtccttagactcggccatAGCTTCTCGTTCTTCTCGCACGTGAGCGctaccatgctccgcccacaatgctctatcaaaaatctccgcaaaggtcgtcaacTTTAAGATCTGCACATTCTCATAGATCCggggctggagtcctcgcaagaaccaatccacttggtcccgatcatcacgaaccaCATCGGGAACGCAATCAATAAGGTGGGAGAATTCTTGATCGTattcccccaccgatcgatcgccttGTCTCAACTTGTGGAACttctcttgcaacttccgcttcaccgtgtcggggaagtagttcgcgaacaccgctctcttgaacttcTCCCAAAgtataagcggaagatcggcaggtcgatcccgcttcactcgcttccaccacaccattgCCGCCTTCTCTATACAATAGGTGGCAAGatacactttatccttctccgaggtattaaggttctcgaagagcgtttctattgagtcgatccacgactccatgaccgccggctccaccaaatcgccttcgaaggtaggtgggtcgaacttctcgaACTGTATGAGAGCTGCCAAGGTGCGCTCCCACTCCACTTCTACCGCCGCAccatcgggatttgaggttcccgatccggccggtactaccgtgactggcacagccgctgctgccgccgctccctcgactACACTCGGCACCGCCGCAGAGGGTGCGACATGCTCGTCACCCGCCTAGGCTGCCACCGTTTGttgacgctccaaggcctcctggagccgctggATCTACTTCCCTTAGCGTTGAACAAACTCCGCTTGTTGCTGCACTACACTGACAAGCGCGGCTatctgctccctaagctctccgtcgccactcgctccggatcacTCGGGCACCGCATTCGTT
This window of the Ananas comosus cultivar F153 unplaced genomic scaffold, ASM154086v1, whole genome shotgun sequence genome carries:
- the LOC109704505 gene encoding uncharacterized protein LOC109704505, which encodes MSAGRASSSRQPEGSRAPSGRVYAAQVEEQPAAPDDVVSGIILIKGIRARALFDTGASHSCIRASFTRTHDIEIVNSQEDWWIDSPEHSFRVRKKCLACLIQIGDWIMPIDLLVLNKMWGFDVILGVNWLSKYYAIIDCERKVITFREPNQEELVYRA